In the genome of Triticum urartu cultivar G1812 chromosome 5, Tu2.1, whole genome shotgun sequence, one region contains:
- the LOC125507372 gene encoding plant cysteine oxidase 2-like — MGAGMVELGPGVVEVGAAEAAQTVPPAKRRRVVALKTAAAAAAGRRPRRDRRPTAIQRLFQACRAVFKGPGTVPKPAEVALLRAMLDKMRPEDVGLSSNMPFFRNREAATEGTPTITHTTIYKSEKFSMVLFFLPTNAVIPLHNHPGMTVFNKLLIGSMHAKSYDWADPDDPANESGASSPDGKLRLAQLVVDDVFTAPCDTSVLFPTAGGNMHRFRAVAPSAFLDILGPPYSIEEDRDCTYYTDIPYSEHRMTSNEPIGDEQEGRRLAWLKEVEMPKDLKMCSVRYGGPPISGR, encoded by the exons ATGGGAGCGGGGATGGTGGAGCTCGGGCCCGGGGTGGTGGAGGTGGGCGCGGCGGAGGCCGCGCAGACCGTGccgccggccaagaggaggcggGTGGTGGCCCTCAAgaccgcggcggcggcggcggcaggaagGAGGCCGCGGCGCGACAGGAGGCCGACCGCCATCCAGCGGCTCTTCCAGGCCTGCCGCGCCGTCTTCAAGGGCCCCGGCACCGTGCCCAAGCCCGCCGAGGTCGCCCTGCTCCGCGCCATGCTCG ACAAAATGAGACCAGAGGACGTCGGCCTAAGCTCAAACATGCCCTTCTTCAGGAATAGAGAGGCGGCAACCGAAGGGACCCCCACCATCACACACACCACCATATACAAATCTGAGAAATTTTCC ATGGTTCTCTTCTTCTTGCCGACGAATGCGGTCATCCCTCTGCACAACCACCCCGGTATGACGGTGTTCAACAAGCTGCTCATCGGATCGATGCACGCAAAGTCATATGACTGGGCTGATCCTGATGATCCGGCTAATGAGAGTGGCGCTTCGTCGCCTGACGGTAAAT TGAGACTGGCACAACTAGTCGTGGACGATGTTTTCACAGCGCCGTGCGACACGTCGGTCCTGTTCCCGACGGCGGGAGGCAACATGCACCGGTTCAGGGCCGTCGCGCCATCTGCGTTCCTTGACATCCTTGGCCCCCCTTACTCCATCGAAGAGGACCGAGACTGCACGTACTACACGGACATTCCATACTCCGAGCATCGCA TGACCAGCAATGAGCCCATCGGCGACGAGCAAGAAGGCCGGCGTCTCGCGTGGCTGAAAGAGGTCGAGATGCCGAAGGATCTGAAGATGTGCAGCGTCCGGTATGGCGGCCCGCCAATCTCCGGCAGATGA
- the LOC125555490 gene encoding plant cysteine oxidase 2-like: MGAGAAGLDVAGAVPAKRRRALAAKTRGGRPRQARRRAQRPTALQRLFRACRAVFKGPGTVPAPPKVALLRAMLDRMRLEDVGLSPHRFIRTRDNAAQGNLTITQRIIYKSNNFSMVIFHLPQNAVIPLHNHPGMTVFSKPLIGSMHVKSYDWADPDYPAALSPDDQQLRLAELVVDDVFTAPCDTSVLYPTAGGNMHQFTAIAPCAILDILGPPYSIEEDRDCTYYADVPYSSQHPMTDNEQEGPRLAWLKEVEMPGDLEMCTVLYTGPPISDR; the protein is encoded by the exons ATGGGCGCGGGTGCAGCGGGGCTGGACGTGGCGGGGGCCGTGCCCGCCAAGCGGAGGCGGGCGCTGGCGGCCAAGACCAGAGGGGGCAGGCCGCGGCAAGCGAGGAGGCGCGCGCAGCGGCCGACGGCGCTGCAGCGGCTCTTCCGGGCCTGCCGCGCCGTCTTCAAGGGCCCCGGCACCGTGCCCGCGCCCCCCAAGGTCGCCCTGCTCCGGGCCATGCTCG ACAGAATGAGGCTTGAGGACGTTGGCCTGAGCCCACACAGGTTCATCAGGACTAGGGATAATGCGGCCCAAGGGAACCTAACCATCACACAGCGTATCATATACAAATCTAATAATTTTTCG ATGGTCATCTTCCACCTGCCGCAGAATGCGGTGATCCCTCTACACAATCACCCCGGGATGACGGTGTTCAGCAAGCCGCTCATCGGGTCCATGCATGTAAAGTCGTATGACTGGGCTGATCCTGATTATCCAGCCGCTTTATCGCCCGACGATCAACAAC TGAGATTGGCAGAGCTGGTTGTGGACGATGTTTTCACGGCGCCCTGCGACACGTCTGTCCTCTACCCGACGGCGGGAGGCAACATGCACCAGTTCACGGCCATCGCGCCGTGCGCCATCCTCGACATCCTTGGCCCCCCTTACTCCATAGAGGAGGACCGAGATTGCACGTACTACGCGGATGTTCCCTACTCCTCCCAGCATCCCA TGACCGACAATGAGCAAGAAGGCCCGCGCCTCGCGTGGCTGAAAGAGGTTGAGATGCCGGGGGATCTGGAGATGTGCACCGTCCTGTACACCGGCCCGCCAATCTCCGACAGGTGA
- the LOC125555489 gene encoding uncharacterized protein LOC125555489: protein MSETGFVLDMLMNSSSSSLSDDDELILAAFAEREEEEEANARRHGGSTLGRQFLHRGRDAEFVLLWSDYFKENPTFPESYFRRRYRMSCNLFNRIAEAVLEHDSYFKQKRNSAGVLGLYPLQKMRAAMRLLTYGYAADAADEYCRSGESTNLASCKKFVIAICEIFGDQYRLRSPNEEDTARLLAIGEQRGFPGMLGSIDCMHWTWKNCPKKWHGMFKGHVNKPTMILEAVASKDLWIWHAFFGLPGSLNDINVLQRSPVFAKLSEGEAPKVNYTINGHPYTMGYYLADGIYPPWATFMKTIPAPEGRKKKRFAKRQEGARKDVERAFGVLQSRFAIVRGPAKGWKRKEIGDLMKACIIMNNMIVEDERDSGPHDYIYDSMGVKVTPSHTHAEKLSVFIQMHQRITNRAFHSQLQDDLVEHIWQKFGDE from the exons ATGAGTGAAACAGGATTCGTTTTGGATATGCTCatgaattcgtcgtcgtcgtctttaTCGGACGACGACGAACTAATTcttgcagcatttgcagagcgcgaggaggaagaggaggcaaaTGCTCGACGTCATGGCGGTTCCACGCTGGGACGACAATTTTTGCATCGCGGAAGAGATGCCGAATTTGTTCTACTGTGGAGCGACTACTTCAAAGAAAATCCCACTTTTCCTGAAAGTTATTTTCGCCGAAG GTATAGAATGTCCTGTAATTTGTTTAATCGCATAGCTGAAGCAGTACTTGAGCATGATAGTTATTTTAAGCAAAAAAGAAATTCTGCTGGAGTTCTTGGGTTATATCCTCTGCAGAAGATGAGAGCGGCAATGCGACTGCTAACTTACGGATATGCGGCTGATGCCGCGGATGAGTATTGTCGGTCTGGAGAATCTACAAATCTAGCATCTTGCAAAAAGTTTGTGATAGCTATTTGTGAAATATTTGGGGACCAATATCGTCTGAGATCTCCAAATGAAGAAGATACTGCTAGATTGCTTGCAATAGGGGAGCAAAGAGGTTTTCCTGGTATGTTAGGGTCTatagattgcatgcattggaCTTGGAAAAATTGTCCTAAAAAATGGCATGGCATGTTTAAAGGTCATGTGAACAAGCCAACAATGATTCTGGAGGCAGTTGCTTCAAAGGATCTTTGGATTTGGCATGCATTCTTTGGTTTACCAGGGTCTCTCAATGACATAAATGTGCTTCAACGTTCACCTGTGTTTGCAAAGCTATCTGAAGGTGAAGCTCCAAAAGTGAATTATACCATCAATGGTCATCCGTACACAATGGGGTATTACCTTGCAGATGGTATATATCCACCATGGGCAACATTTATGAAGACCATACCAGCTCCAGAAGGCAGAAAGAAGAAACGTTTTGCCAAAAGACAAGAGGGGGCCAGAAAGGATGTGGAGAGAGCATTTGGAGTTCTGCAATCCCGTTTTGCCATTGTTCGAGGACCAGCAAAAGGTTGGAAACGTAAAGAAATTGGTGATCTCATGAAAGCTTGCATCATAATGAACAATATGATAGTCGAAGATGAGCGAGACAGCGGTCCACATGACTACATCTATGACTCTATGGGAGTAAAGGTGACCCCATCTCATACTCATGCGGAAAAACTGAGTGTGTTTATTCAAATGCATCAACGGATCACAAACAGAGCATTTCACTCTCAGCTCCAAGATGATCTAGTTGAGCACATCTGGCAAAAGTTTGGAGACGAATGA